In a genomic window of Bemisia tabaci chromosome 1, PGI_BMITA_v3:
- the LOC109044047 gene encoding uncharacterized protein — MVHCWSPEPPQECNDVDSTAQASNIVVYETDESDGEQIVSDGYELLPLDDAAVGSDDENLDGRESMSNVSHSLNFDPSDTSNTIPTVPSISPFEADSELDLPPRADIVVDTARIQAAMAQFSLPPSAIPSWASVIPESQWTHHLMSRINTLQNQRN, encoded by the exons ATGGTGCACTGCTGGTCTCCTGAGCCTCCTCAAGAGTGCAATGATGTAGATTCCACAGCTCAAGCAAGCAATATTGTTGTCTACGAAACTGATGAAAGTGATGGTGAACAAATTGTTTCTGATGGCTATGAATTACTACCTCTAGATGATGCAGCAGTAGGAAGTGAT GATGAAAATCTCGATGGAAGAGAATCTATGAGTAACGTCTCtcattcattaaattttgatcCAAGTGATACTTCTAACACGATACCAACAGTTCCT AGTATATCACCTTTTGAAGCAGATTCTGAATTAGACTTACCGCCCAGAGCAGATATTGTAGTTGACACAGCAAGAATTCAAGCCGCCATGGCACAATTCTCTCTTCCACCTTCTGCTATTCCATCTTGGGCATCAGTTATTCCTGAATCTCAGTGGACCCATCACCTCATGTCACGTATCAACACACTTCAAAACCAAAGAAATTGA
- the LOC109044046 gene encoding molybdopterin synthase catalytic subunit gives MEHLEFVEEKLSGNILYKRLNSTLSESKYAVATFLDCPAASYEGILFCINEKVVSKIFAKLCGILKAKWHDITSINVYFRKGFVTEEDGSFAVLIAAQSSLTSQSAVQFLVNNFKSSELAWKQKADFLMDFNSETVFFDCEFDSSVESLFPEEPEVVKAQESIEDDVPSNLVQIQAPKEEVTRRISQFLDGKRDLMNKHNESFFALVNSQNCSRVNPVRIRQHSIIGRNNKLLSRCMDESK, from the coding sequence ATGGAACACCTTGAGTTTGTTGAAGAAAAACTTAGCGGCAATATCCTTTACAAGAGGTTAAATAGCACTCTTAGTGAAAGCAAATATGCTGTAGCAACTTTTTTAGACTGTCCTGCAGCCAGTTATGAAGGCATCCTTTTTTGTATCAATGAGAaagttgtttcaaaaatatttgccaAGCTGTGTGGAATTCTAAAAGCTAAGTGGCATGATATCACATCAATCAACGTCTATTTTAGGAAAGGTTTTGTAACTGAAGAGGATGGGAGCTTTGCTGTCCTCATCGCAGCTCAAAGCTCTCTAACTTCACAAAGTGCAGTTCAATTTCTTGTGAACAATTTCAAATCATCGGAATTAGCATGGAAACAAAAAGCGGACTTCCTGATGGACTTCAATTCAGAAACTGTGTTTTTCGATTGTGAATTTGATAGCAGTGTGGAAAGCCTTTTTCCGGAAGAGCCTGAAGTTGTTAAAGCACAGGAAAGTATTGAAGATGATGTCCCTTCAAATTTAGTGCAGATCCAGGCCCCGAAAGAGGAGGTCACTAGAAGGATTAGTCAGTTCCTTGACGGCAAAAGGGATCTGATGAACAAACACAACGAATCTTTTTTTGCCTTAGTCAATTCTCAAAACTGTTCTAGGGTCAACCCGGTGAGAATACGCCAACACAGTATCATAGGCCGAAATAATAAACTCTTGTCAAGATGTATGGATGAGAGCAAATGA